One genomic segment of Catalinimonas alkaloidigena includes these proteins:
- a CDS encoding sugar phosphate isomerase/epimerase family protein, protein MQPTFGVSTWLWTSPFNTASAQTLFPKIKKMGYDVVEIPVEYPDLIDGKKVREALEEYGLKAVVCGAFGPSRDLTHADPAVHQTCFDYIADCFKLCKDWDADFLAGPMYAAVGKTRMLSPEERKVEWDRAVTNLQKVCSMASEEGLSLAIEALNRFESDLINTVEDVQRLIKDINHDAAKIMVDVFHMNIEEPDMEKAVKLAGDKLIHLQIADNYRGTPGTGSVRWDSLCKGLEGIAYDGVISIESFTPEIKELAGAVCIWRHLADDQDQFASDGLEFMKKTFNY, encoded by the coding sequence ATGCAACCTACTTTTGGCGTGAGTACTTGGCTGTGGACATCTCCATTTAATACAGCTTCTGCTCAGACCCTCTTTCCGAAAATTAAGAAAATGGGTTATGATGTAGTAGAAATTCCGGTGGAATATCCTGATCTGATTGATGGCAAAAAAGTGAGAGAAGCTTTGGAAGAATACGGTCTCAAAGCAGTAGTATGTGGAGCTTTTGGGCCTAGCCGTGATCTTACCCATGCTGATCCTGCAGTACACCAGACCTGCTTTGACTATATCGCTGACTGCTTCAAGCTTTGCAAGGATTGGGATGCTGATTTTCTGGCGGGCCCCATGTATGCTGCAGTAGGTAAAACCCGCATGCTCAGTCCGGAAGAGCGAAAAGTAGAGTGGGACAGAGCTGTTACCAATCTCCAAAAAGTCTGTAGTATGGCCAGCGAAGAAGGTCTTTCTTTAGCGATAGAAGCGCTCAATCGTTTTGAGTCAGACCTGATCAATACGGTGGAAGATGTGCAGCGCCTGATCAAAGATATCAATCATGATGCAGCCAAAATCATGGTGGATGTCTTCCATATGAATATAGAAGAACCCGATATGGAAAAAGCAGTTAAACTGGCGGGTGACAAACTTATCCACCTGCAGATCGCCGACAACTATCGGGGTACGCCGGGCACCGGCTCAGTCCGATGGGACAGCCTGTGCAAAGGGCTGGAAGGGATAGCCTATGATGGTGTCATCTCTATTGAAAGCTTCACACCTGAGATCAAGGAACTGGCAGGAGCTGTCTGTATCTGGCGTCATCTGGCGGATGATCAGGACCAGTTTGCTTCCGATGGTCTGGAATTTATGAAAAAGACTTTTAACTATTAA
- a CDS encoding Gfo/Idh/MocA family oxidoreductase, whose protein sequence is MRKDKINIAIIGLGFGAEFIPIYQKHPHANMYAICQRTQSKLDEIGDAFGIENRYTSYDELLKDPEVDAVHINTPIPDHATQSIKALKAGKHVACTVPMATTVEECEQIVKLTQETGLTYMMMETVVYAREFLYMKELYEKGELGKVQFLKASHQQDMDGWPNYWPGLPPMYYATHCVGPVLGLTRAEAEYVSCFGSGTIREELHKHYNSPYAVETTHIKFRNSDLTGHIYRSLFDVARQYRESFEVYGSKKGVEWPLIEGNPLVVHTAKKPEPEIPQEVECPDYAKLLPEEIQHFTTKGVYDEDEHQHLSFTQGAGHGGSHPHLVHAFLDALVKGEDPYPNAVQSANITCVGIIAHESAQKNGEVMKMPDFTLRQ, encoded by the coding sequence ATGCGAAAAGATAAGATTAATATTGCCATCATCGGCTTAGGCTTTGGAGCGGAATTTATTCCTATCTACCAGAAGCATCCCCACGCTAATATGTATGCCATTTGCCAGCGCACCCAGTCCAAACTAGACGAAATAGGGGATGCCTTCGGCATTGAAAATCGCTATACTTCATATGATGAATTGCTGAAAGACCCCGAAGTGGATGCGGTACATATCAATACGCCCATTCCCGATCATGCTACACAGTCTATTAAAGCACTGAAAGCAGGTAAGCATGTGGCCTGTACGGTGCCAATGGCCACTACGGTGGAGGAGTGTGAGCAAATCGTAAAGCTTACACAAGAAACAGGTCTGACCTATATGATGATGGAGACTGTAGTCTATGCCCGTGAGTTCCTGTATATGAAAGAACTTTATGAGAAGGGCGAACTGGGCAAAGTGCAGTTTTTGAAAGCCAGTCATCAGCAGGATATGGACGGCTGGCCCAATTACTGGCCGGGCTTACCGCCAATGTATTATGCTACGCACTGCGTAGGCCCTGTACTCGGACTTACCCGCGCTGAAGCGGAATACGTTTCCTGCTTTGGTTCCGGTACCATTCGCGAAGAACTCCACAAGCACTACAATTCACCTTATGCGGTAGAAACTACGCATATCAAATTCCGAAACTCTGATCTCACCGGTCATATCTACCGTTCACTTTTTGATGTGGCCCGTCAGTACAGGGAGAGCTTTGAAGTCTACGGTTCTAAAAAGGGAGTGGAATGGCCCCTGATAGAAGGTAATCCTCTGGTGGTACATACCGCCAAGAAGCCTGAGCCGGAAATACCCCAAGAGGTAGAATGTCCGGATTATGCCAAACTGCTGCCGGAAGAGATACAGCATTTTACCACCAAAGGGGTATATGATGAAGATGAGCATCAGCATTTGTCCTTTACGCAGGGAGCAGGTCATGGCGGTTCACATCCCCATCTGGTGCATGCATTCCTGGATGCGCTGGTAAAGGGTGAAGATCCTTATCCTAATGCGGTGCAGTCAGCCAATATTACCTGCGTGGGTATCATTGCCCATGAGTCGGCGCAGAAAAACGGTGAAGTGATGAAAATGCCTGATTTTACCCTGCGGCAATAG
- a CDS encoding PorP/SprF family type IX secretion system membrane protein, translating into MFCTLYVGNDTIKLCLLILFISFGTCYAQQVPVSQYFVLPINVNPALIGSSTHPLIATHHRSQWNTFSNAYPIYSASLTYPIIQKYPRRSIKGGLGLKFSREVAGAKAWLKFNEIQIAGAYNLPLDYKQQHVISFGIATSLIQRSIDPDNLQWGSQYDSEYGYDPNIVPSLNLMRQGLVYVTTEAGAVWSYNAFKNQLLSPWQWLGGISIAHMNRPDISFTNLENRLPLLLKWHTGISYAHNNWKVHPQTIMLWQDTNYHLSIGSYFQYEVLQATVRKKHKTILMGGLWYRWDDAIAVSGGVLYNNLQFAFSADFSHHPTINYSSTGYAWEASLIYTLKSHNQLTKKRYTPLI; encoded by the coding sequence ATGTTTTGTACTTTATACGTAGGAAATGACACAATAAAATTATGCCTGCTGATTTTGTTCATCAGTTTTGGTACTTGCTATGCCCAACAAGTGCCGGTCAGTCAGTATTTTGTCCTGCCAATTAATGTGAATCCCGCCCTGATTGGGAGCTCCACCCATCCATTGATTGCTACTCATCATCGTTCCCAATGGAATACTTTTTCTAACGCGTATCCTATTTATTCGGCATCGCTCACTTATCCAATCATACAAAAATACCCGAGAAGAAGTATTAAGGGCGGATTGGGTTTGAAGTTTTCTCGTGAGGTAGCAGGTGCCAAAGCCTGGTTAAAATTTAACGAAATTCAGATCGCAGGCGCATATAACTTGCCCTTAGACTACAAGCAACAGCACGTAATTTCATTTGGAATAGCCACGAGCTTGATACAAAGGAGCATAGATCCGGATAATTTACAATGGGGCTCTCAGTATGACTCTGAATATGGCTATGACCCCAATATTGTACCATCTCTAAACCTCATGAGGCAAGGTTTGGTATACGTAACCACAGAAGCAGGAGCAGTTTGGTCATACAATGCTTTTAAGAACCAGTTGTTAAGTCCCTGGCAGTGGTTAGGTGGAATTTCAATAGCCCATATGAACCGTCCTGATATTTCTTTTACAAACTTGGAAAATCGCTTACCCTTACTTTTGAAATGGCACACAGGTATCTCTTATGCACATAACAATTGGAAGGTTCATCCCCAGACTATAATGCTATGGCAGGATACAAACTATCATCTAAGCATTGGTTCATATTTTCAGTATGAGGTATTGCAGGCTACTGTACGAAAGAAGCATAAGACTATTTTGATGGGTGGCTTATGGTATCGTTGGGATGACGCAATTGCAGTTTCTGGCGGTGTCTTATACAACAATTTGCAATTCGCTTTTAGCGCTGACTTTTCACATCATCCTACCATTAATTACTCTAGCACGGGTTATGCATGGGAAGCATCACTGATATATACCCTAAAAAGTCATAATCAGCTCACTAAAAAACGCTATACCCCCCTTATATGA
- a CDS encoding plastocyanin/azurin family copper-binding protein — MVVRNEPIISVNEKVFIHGGIVHQRIYHGNSPFAGKILADALMENYWNKPAAGEMNTMLTDATEEKTQVVQIRTVKNEMKYDLSEFVVKAGKPVKIVFENPDFMQHNLLIVQPGTLETVGAAADQLATDPQGAEKNYIPELSEVLFSTPLVDPEQTIELTFMAPDTPGEYPFVCTFPGHWRIMQGIMKVVGPEAS, encoded by the coding sequence ATGGTGGTTAGAAATGAACCTATAATTTCAGTCAATGAAAAGGTGTTTATTCATGGAGGTATAGTCCATCAGCGTATCTACCACGGAAATTCCCCATTTGCAGGTAAAATCCTAGCAGATGCTCTGATGGAAAACTACTGGAACAAACCTGCCGCTGGTGAGATGAATACAATGCTGACAGACGCTACCGAGGAAAAGACACAGGTAGTACAGATCAGGACTGTGAAGAACGAAATGAAATACGACTTGAGTGAGTTTGTGGTAAAAGCAGGAAAGCCGGTGAAAATTGTATTTGAAAACCCTGACTTTATGCAGCACAACCTGTTAATTGTACAACCGGGGACACTGGAAACCGTTGGTGCCGCAGCAGATCAGCTGGCAACCGATCCTCAGGGGGCGGAGAAAAATTATATACCTGAGCTATCCGAAGTGCTTTTCAGTACACCTCTGGTAGATCCCGAACAAACCATTGAGCTTACTTTTATGGCCCCGGATACTCCAGGGGAATATCCTTTTGTGTGTACCTTCCCCGGTCACTGGCGTATTATGCAGGGTATCATGAAAGTAGTAGGTCCTGAAGCGAGTTGA
- a CDS encoding IS4 family transposase, producing MRTVQFCELATELNDEVRETSNERRIQAFFKDALLDYQQVAALLSRFLPPGEVSLSLDRTEWDFGQCQVNILCITACVGKVGLPLYFEMLDNKSGNSNYQDRIDLLKQCVRLLGKARIASVIMDREFIGHQWLTWLQKAEIPFCVRVPKHHTITLRNGETYQAEELMAHQSTRYFQNAIVDGVRVNVAIRRLANREMLYVIGTHFAKQLPHIYRKRWTIEVFFQSLKGRGFKLEGSHLRSLDKWKKLFALVCIAFAICLSLGREFLDKTQKVAIKKHGYPAKSTFRRGLDWFRQYLKGKHQADFDRLLKLFLRRVERTGACDYQLINIIG from the coding sequence ATGCGCACTGTGCAATTCTGTGAGTTAGCTACGGAACTGAATGATGAAGTACGAGAGACTTCAAATGAACGGCGCATCCAAGCTTTTTTCAAAGATGCTCTTCTTGATTATCAACAAGTAGCGGCCCTTCTATCTAGGTTTCTACCCCCCGGAGAAGTGAGTCTGAGTCTTGACCGTACGGAATGGGATTTTGGCCAGTGCCAGGTTAATATTTTATGTATCACCGCTTGTGTAGGTAAAGTGGGCTTGCCTTTATACTTTGAGATGTTGGATAATAAAAGTGGGAATAGCAACTATCAAGATCGGATCGATCTACTGAAGCAGTGTGTAAGGCTGCTAGGTAAAGCACGCATCGCTTCAGTCATTATGGATAGAGAATTTATCGGCCATCAGTGGCTGACTTGGCTTCAGAAGGCTGAAATTCCCTTCTGTGTCCGCGTTCCTAAACATCATACTATCACCTTGCGTAACGGTGAAACCTACCAAGCCGAAGAATTAATGGCTCACCAGTCTACACGGTACTTTCAAAATGCTATTGTGGATGGAGTAAGAGTTAATGTAGCTATTAGAAGACTGGCTAACCGAGAAATGTTGTATGTCATCGGTACTCACTTTGCTAAGCAGCTTCCGCACATATATCGCAAACGCTGGACCATAGAGGTTTTCTTTCAAAGTTTGAAAGGACGCGGTTTCAAATTGGAAGGTTCACATTTACGAAGTCTAGACAAGTGGAAAAAACTATTTGCTTTAGTGTGTATTGCTTTTGCTATTTGCCTGTCCTTAGGCAGAGAGTTCTTGGATAAAACACAAAAAGTAGCGATCAAAAAGCACGGCTATCCAGCCAAGAGTACTTTCCGCAGAGGGTTAGATTGGTTCCGGCAGTATTTAAAAGGCAAGCATCAAGCTGACTTTGATAGGCTGCTTAAACTATTTCTGCGAAGAGTAGAGCGAACTGGGGCCTGCGATTATCAACTGATAAATATCATCGGGTAG
- a CDS encoding OmpA family protein: MTTKVKPILIGIHLLFLFNTFAFGMGKPNPLKALLRSAFEKYNQGQYYEAVNFYQKALTYDSLHEEANYYLGDCYRYLFQYESALTHYQRVKLQEKSEYPLITLNLGLVHKSLAQYDQAAYFFRYFIQYVERFKQPEYEFWISKAEEELTSISVVKSNPLTPVKDIEMVKMPFPINSESHDLAAFPYPNTDMLVVTSTRQESRGNQYHDQHGESFSDNFLFVLDSNGWHESTDTHRFSSTNSPLDEGPGAISTDQTQYFLTKYTARGDYHIYVSYFQNGHWQTPEALPETINMPGYFSKHPSLSASGDTLFFSSNRPGGFGESDLWMCTQVNGKWQQPKNLGSDINSPYQDTSPYWDVSQKILFFASNGHQSWGGYDIFMSYQILDNSLNQVLNLGKPINSSKDDTYFWLGENNGYLTSNRGNTSGKFDIFKFQYIPEPKVLLALGNQTLWDKWISQLYFQFSEEEQGAYKFYTTLPSQEKERLQRTVREKIFNALISDDVGLEALDSQHKFTSPIDKKGIQALLAHKKSFYLSLQIPTWSEDIHHWYEELPMEEKKEIEKLVHLMMIKEFLQESEDNLLDENYTYEKLSVEEKAWIDQSSERGIKYFQELLNHSVSLEELYQWQTLPAEEKEKLERALTYQYFTHLALSDEATINDVQHQYELLPQERKEQIDRMARAISFEQKASATILLHQDSGLLDSLSEEDKKKFYLMVVYRSRALQNQNVDESGKDNNFWQVLPQESKNAINKAVNSRQFAMKALSEVNIANEGKHQQINLHTILKASPDIVNIRGKVGTNELENQPIKVSLGNKLKNISTQTKEDGTFAFEKVKYRQSQQILLGDQNNNLNDILSLYLESLEITVVEDSQFVASFDNIYFQTDKYQITKEALPIISHVVDFHKKHPDVLIEIHAYADSVGSQQYNYTLSERRGAAVYQAMIENGVAAKSVKIVPRGKEEVDPSKYLSYSRRVEFKISGNNTSYNPTKEIYVLEAKPDLEKIAEKYQVSVDHLLSINPGLLLQPAPYTIIKITTKRQAYDQ; this comes from the coding sequence ATGACTACAAAAGTAAAACCCATACTGATAGGAATACATCTACTTTTTCTATTTAACACTTTCGCATTTGGAATGGGCAAGCCTAATCCATTGAAAGCACTGTTGAGATCTGCTTTTGAAAAGTATAATCAGGGGCAATATTATGAAGCTGTCAACTTCTACCAAAAAGCCCTCACTTATGATAGTTTGCATGAGGAAGCTAATTATTATCTAGGCGACTGTTACCGTTACCTGTTTCAATACGAATCAGCTTTAACTCATTATCAAAGAGTAAAGTTACAAGAGAAAAGCGAATATCCACTGATAACACTCAATCTAGGATTAGTGCATAAGTCACTTGCTCAGTATGATCAGGCAGCATATTTTTTTAGATACTTTATCCAGTATGTAGAGCGATTTAAACAGCCAGAATATGAATTTTGGATTTCGAAAGCTGAAGAAGAACTTACGAGTATATCTGTAGTAAAAAGTAACCCGCTTACCCCTGTCAAAGATATTGAAATGGTCAAAATGCCATTTCCAATCAATTCTGAAAGTCATGATTTAGCAGCTTTTCCCTACCCTAATACTGATATGCTAGTAGTAACCTCTACCCGCCAGGAAAGCAGAGGGAATCAGTACCATGATCAACATGGCGAGTCTTTTAGTGATAATTTTCTATTTGTCTTAGATTCAAACGGATGGCATGAAAGTACAGACACGCATCGTTTTTCTTCAACAAATTCTCCCCTGGATGAAGGGCCTGGTGCCATCAGTACAGATCAAACACAGTACTTTTTAACTAAATATACCGCTCGGGGAGATTATCATATATATGTCAGTTACTTTCAAAACGGACATTGGCAAACACCAGAGGCCTTACCGGAGACAATCAATATGCCAGGCTACTTCAGTAAGCATCCTTCATTATCAGCTTCTGGAGATACTTTATTTTTTTCCTCCAATCGGCCAGGCGGATTTGGTGAAAGCGATTTATGGATGTGTACGCAAGTGAATGGAAAATGGCAACAGCCAAAAAATTTAGGGAGCGATATTAATTCACCCTATCAGGACACCTCACCCTACTGGGATGTATCACAAAAGATATTATTCTTTGCTTCTAATGGACATCAAAGCTGGGGAGGCTATGATATTTTTATGTCGTACCAAATTTTAGATAATTCATTAAATCAAGTGCTCAATTTGGGAAAACCCATTAATTCTTCAAAAGATGACACCTATTTTTGGTTAGGAGAAAACAATGGTTATCTCACTTCAAACCGTGGTAATACGAGCGGAAAATTTGATATTTTCAAATTTCAATATATTCCTGAACCAAAGGTTTTGCTTGCGCTTGGTAACCAAACCTTATGGGATAAATGGATAAGTCAGCTTTATTTTCAGTTTTCGGAAGAAGAACAAGGAGCTTATAAGTTTTATACAACTTTGCCCAGCCAGGAAAAGGAAAGGTTGCAGAGAACCGTTCGTGAAAAAATTTTTAACGCTTTGATTTCTGATGATGTAGGGCTCGAGGCTCTAGATAGCCAGCATAAGTTCACCTCACCGATAGATAAAAAAGGGATACAAGCCTTATTAGCCCATAAAAAGTCATTTTACCTCTCTCTGCAAATCCCGACATGGAGTGAAGACATTCACCATTGGTACGAGGAATTGCCTATGGAAGAAAAAAAGGAGATTGAAAAACTGGTTCATCTGATGATGATCAAGGAGTTTTTGCAAGAAAGCGAAGATAATCTACTAGACGAAAACTACACCTATGAAAAGTTATCTGTTGAGGAGAAGGCATGGATAGACCAATCAAGCGAACGGGGAATCAAGTATTTTCAAGAATTACTGAATCATTCAGTGAGTTTAGAAGAACTGTACCAATGGCAGACACTTCCTGCAGAAGAAAAAGAAAAGCTAGAACGAGCCTTGACGTATCAATATTTCACCCACCTGGCTTTATCAGATGAAGCGACAATCAATGATGTACAACATCAATATGAGTTACTTCCTCAAGAAAGAAAGGAGCAAATAGATCGTATGGCTCGCGCAATTTCGTTTGAGCAAAAAGCTTCAGCGACTATTTTACTACATCAAGATTCAGGATTGCTTGATTCTTTGTCGGAAGAAGATAAGAAGAAATTTTACCTCATGGTAGTTTATCGCTCCAGAGCGTTGCAAAACCAAAATGTTGATGAATCTGGGAAAGATAATAATTTCTGGCAGGTTTTGCCTCAGGAGTCAAAAAACGCAATAAACAAAGCGGTAAACAGTCGACAATTTGCTATGAAGGCACTTTCAGAAGTTAATATCGCAAATGAAGGGAAGCATCAGCAAATAAATCTACACACAATTCTTAAGGCAAGTCCGGATATCGTGAATATCAGGGGCAAAGTAGGTACTAATGAATTGGAAAATCAACCCATCAAGGTTTCTCTTGGCAATAAGCTCAAAAATATTAGTACCCAAACGAAAGAAGATGGTACCTTTGCTTTTGAAAAAGTAAAATACAGACAGTCTCAACAAATCTTATTGGGTGACCAGAATAATAACTTGAATGACATACTTTCGCTATACTTAGAAAGTTTAGAAATTACTGTGGTGGAGGACTCTCAGTTTGTAGCCTCCTTTGATAATATCTACTTTCAGACAGATAAATATCAAATCACCAAAGAGGCCCTCCCCATCATAAGTCACGTTGTTGATTTTCATAAAAAGCATCCTGATGTACTCATTGAAATTCATGCCTATGCTGATTCTGTTGGGAGTCAGCAATACAATTATACTTTAAGTGAACGCAGAGGGGCAGCGGTGTACCAGGCCATGATCGAAAATGGTGTAGCAGCAAAAAGCGTAAAGATAGTACCTAGAGGAAAAGAAGAAGTTGATCCCTCTAAATATTTATCATACAGCAGGAGGGTTGAGTTTAAGATATCGGGCAATAATACAAGCTATAATCCAACCAAAGAAATATATGTATTAGAAGCAAAACCAGATCTTGAAAAAATTGCTGAGAAATATCAAGTGTCTGTAGATCATCTCTTATCAATCAACCCCGGTTTGTTGCTTCAACCCGCTCCCTATACGATCATTA
- a CDS encoding AraC family transcriptional regulator: MPHALRKSPIPETHTFIIRELKEPYFDPNWHFHQEYQLFVVLKGSGTRFVGDNIKSFEEGDVVFTGPNLPHLWRSDVIYFDGNPDLYTHGIVIYLHEHFPGKDLIRKEEAIRLRHFLERSKLGLEILGNSAKKITHMMQQLLKKEGLESIIFLLQILNELMHSNEICELSSPGYTNTLKDGDTEIMNLIHAYVMDNFKQKISLKEVASIANMTPSSFSRYFKMHANKTFTELVCEVRIGYACRLLIEKKMNVSQACYESGYQTITNFNRQFKTLMKRTPLQFKKEYEETPHTHAKVASSK; this comes from the coding sequence ATGCCACATGCTCTGCGAAAATCGCCTATCCCTGAGACCCATACTTTTATCATCAGGGAATTAAAAGAACCTTATTTTGATCCCAACTGGCATTTTCATCAGGAGTATCAGCTTTTTGTAGTGCTTAAAGGCTCAGGAACACGCTTTGTCGGCGACAACATCAAATCTTTTGAAGAAGGTGATGTGGTATTCACCGGCCCCAACCTACCGCATCTCTGGCGAAGTGATGTGATTTATTTTGATGGGAATCCCGATCTATATACCCATGGCATTGTTATTTACTTACATGAACACTTTCCCGGAAAAGACCTGATCAGGAAAGAAGAGGCTATTCGTCTCCGTCATTTCCTAGAAAGATCAAAATTAGGTTTGGAAATACTGGGTAACTCAGCGAAAAAAATCACCCACATGATGCAGCAACTTCTAAAAAAAGAGGGCTTGGAAAGCATCATCTTTCTACTTCAGATTCTCAATGAACTGATGCATTCAAATGAAATTTGTGAACTTTCCAGTCCCGGCTACACCAATACGCTCAAGGATGGTGACACTGAGATCATGAACCTTATCCATGCGTATGTAATGGACAACTTCAAGCAAAAAATCAGTCTCAAAGAGGTAGCTTCTATTGCCAATATGACGCCCTCTTCTTTCAGCAGATACTTTAAGATGCATGCAAACAAAACCTTTACTGAGCTAGTCTGTGAGGTAAGAATTGGCTATGCCTGCCGCCTCCTTATCGAAAAAAAGATGAATGTATCTCAGGCCTGCTACGAAAGCGGCTATCAGACGATTACCAACTTTAACCGTCAGTTTAAGACGCTCATGAAGCGAACTCCGCTGCAGTTTAAAAAAGAATATGAAGAAACACCCCATACGCATGCCAAAGTTGCAAGCTCTAAATAG
- a CDS encoding 3-oxoacyl-ACP synthase III family protein: MIHDTYYTVISGTGRYIPSQIVKNEAFLDSEFFNASGERIPKSNDEIIRKFQQITEIEERRYVEDDMVTSDIGYYAAEAAVISAGIDKESLDYIIVAHNFGDVLHANKKTDLVPSLAARIKYKLGIQNPYTIAYDLPFGCPGWVQGLIQADYYIKSGDAKKILVIGAETLSRISDPHDIDSMIYSDGAGAVVVEAVQQESRVGVLAHKTRSDTLQHAHLLNMGVSYNPDYKDDTLFLKMEGRKLYEYALTTVPQLLSECLDKADVSLQQIKKVLIHQANAKMDDAILSRLFKLLNVPEIPEHIMPMTIATLGNNSVATVPILLDKLLRGEFEHHRVSKGDHVVFASVGAGMNVNAVVYKMP, from the coding sequence ATGATTCATGATACCTATTACACTGTTATTTCCGGAACAGGAAGATATATACCCTCCCAAATTGTAAAAAATGAAGCTTTTCTTGATAGTGAATTTTTCAATGCTTCCGGTGAGAGGATACCCAAATCTAATGATGAAATCATCCGAAAGTTTCAGCAGATCACCGAAATAGAAGAACGCAGGTACGTGGAAGATGATATGGTCACTTCCGATATCGGTTATTACGCCGCTGAAGCGGCTGTCATCTCAGCAGGTATTGACAAAGAAAGTCTGGACTATATCATAGTAGCCCACAATTTTGGTGACGTACTGCACGCCAATAAAAAAACAGACCTGGTGCCCAGCCTGGCTGCCAGGATCAAATATAAACTCGGAATCCAAAATCCTTATACCATTGCCTATGATTTACCTTTTGGCTGTCCGGGCTGGGTACAGGGCTTAATACAGGCAGACTACTATATCAAATCGGGGGATGCCAAAAAAATACTGGTGATTGGTGCCGAGACACTTTCCCGCATCTCTGATCCGCACGATATTGACAGTATGATATATTCTGATGGAGCAGGAGCGGTAGTAGTTGAAGCAGTACAGCAGGAGAGCAGGGTAGGGGTTTTAGCACACAAAACACGTTCTGATACCTTACAACATGCCCATCTCCTCAATATGGGCGTATCCTACAATCCGGATTATAAGGACGATACGCTTTTCCTTAAGATGGAAGGCCGAAAACTATATGAATATGCCCTTACGACAGTACCACAACTGCTGAGTGAATGTCTGGATAAAGCCGATGTTAGTCTTCAACAGATCAAAAAAGTACTCATCCATCAAGCAAATGCTAAAATGGATGATGCTATTTTATCAAGATTATTCAAATTACTAAACGTCCCGGAAATCCCCGAACATATTATGCCCATGACCATTGCCACGCTGGGCAATAATTCAGTAGCTACAGTACCGATTTTGCTGGACAAACTGCTGAGAGGAGAGTTTGAGCACCATCGGGTAAGTAAGGGAGATCATGTGGTTTTTGCTTCAGTAGGGGCTGGGATGAATGTAAACGCTGTGGTTTATAAAATGCCATAA
- a CDS encoding sigma-70 family RNA polymerase sigma factor: MRQLKITKQITSRESQSLDKYLQEISKVDLITPDMEAELARRIREGDQVALEKLTKANLRFVVSVAKQYQNKGMSLNDLINEGNLGLMKAAQRFDETRGFKFISYAVWWIRQSIMQSLAEQSRMVRLPLNRIGTLTKISRIFAELEQKYQREPSLEELSEMLDITEEEIALNLKVANRHLSMDAPFASGEENGLLDVLENKSEVTPDSDLMHDSLQRELQRSLSTLTQREADVITLYFGLNGGKAMTLEEIGSRYDLTRERVRQIKEKATRRLRHSSRSSALRPYLG; encoded by the coding sequence ATGAGACAACTAAAGATAACAAAACAGATCACCAGCAGGGAAAGCCAATCACTGGATAAGTACTTACAGGAAATAAGCAAAGTAGACCTGATCACACCTGATATGGAGGCTGAGTTAGCCAGAAGGATAAGAGAAGGAGATCAGGTTGCCCTCGAGAAGCTTACTAAGGCTAACCTGCGCTTTGTTGTATCTGTCGCCAAGCAATATCAGAACAAAGGTATGTCGCTAAACGACCTGATCAATGAAGGAAATTTAGGTCTCATGAAGGCAGCACAAAGATTTGATGAAACACGAGGTTTTAAGTTTATTTCATATGCTGTATGGTGGATACGTCAATCTATCATGCAATCACTGGCTGAGCAGTCCCGGATGGTGCGTCTTCCGCTCAACCGTATCGGTACTTTAACCAAGATCAGCAGAATATTCGCTGAACTTGAGCAAAAGTATCAGCGCGAACCTTCGCTGGAAGAATTGTCTGAAATGTTGGATATCACAGAAGAAGAGATTGCTCTTAACCTAAAAGTTGCCAATCGTCATTTGTCAATGGATGCGCCTTTCGCCAGCGGGGAAGAAAACGGATTGCTGGATGTACTGGAAAATAAAAGTGAGGTAACGCCTGACTCTGACCTGATGCACGATTCGTTGCAGAGGGAGCTGCAGAGATCACTATCTACACTTACGCAGAGGGAAGCTGACGTAATCACGCTGTATTTTGGATTGAATGGAGGAAAAGCCATGACGCTGGAAGAAATTGGCAGCCGATACGATCTCACCAGAGAAAGAGTACGTCAAATCAAAGAAAAAGCTACCCGCAGGCTTAGACATAGCTCACGCAGCAGTGCCTTAAGACCTTATCTGGGCTAG